In Chryseobacterium camelliae, one DNA window encodes the following:
- a CDS encoding DUF1015 domain-containing protein — protein MPVFKPFRGIRPHKDLESTFPTHPLDNFTQEEIAEKAQVENTYIHMIKPYVVSKSKDVDRNLRKIRATFEELLDENKLVQDSSAYYLYEQIYPNKQVFRGLLGLASIEDFWNGKIKRHESTIPQKKEKLAHYLEKVNLQAEPVLLTYPSNSKIELLMNHEEKNVPIFNHVDTKGIRHKIWKIDNRLKLQQFKEVIDQIDSFYIADGHHRIGSTALNAKHQKDKNKRHNGTEPYNFVYSFIVSNQSIKIHDYNRMVSDIGELSTEEFLKQLEEYFLIHEKGETPYYPSQKFHISMYMDGKFYSLHVKHDLRSQEMSLDNLDHHLLDKYIFKNILKIEDPDSSEKISYVKGTSNLEGITLLKEKVDNGEGKAGFGIYPVSFNDMIKISDLKLSMPPKCTFIEPKLVTALLMYDMKS, from the coding sequence GAATAAGACCTCATAAAGACCTTGAAAGTACTTTCCCTACCCATCCCCTGGATAATTTTACCCAGGAGGAGATTGCAGAGAAAGCTCAGGTTGAGAATACCTATATTCACATGATCAAGCCTTATGTAGTAAGCAAATCAAAGGATGTTGACCGGAACCTCAGAAAAATCCGCGCAACATTTGAAGAGCTTCTGGATGAAAATAAGCTCGTTCAGGACAGTTCCGCTTATTACCTTTATGAGCAGATATACCCGAACAAGCAGGTTTTCAGGGGGCTTTTAGGACTGGCCAGCATTGAAGATTTCTGGAACGGAAAGATCAAAAGGCATGAAAGTACCATTCCCCAGAAAAAAGAGAAACTGGCCCATTACCTTGAAAAAGTAAACCTGCAGGCCGAACCGGTACTGCTTACCTACCCTTCCAATTCCAAGATCGAACTGCTCATGAACCATGAGGAGAAAAATGTCCCGATCTTCAACCATGTTGATACAAAAGGCATCCGCCATAAAATCTGGAAGATCGACAACCGCCTTAAACTTCAGCAGTTTAAGGAAGTTATAGACCAGATTGACTCATTTTATATTGCAGACGGCCACCACAGGATCGGCTCCACGGCATTGAATGCCAAACATCAGAAAGATAAAAACAAAAGGCATAACGGTACGGAACCATATAATTTTGTATACAGTTTCATCGTATCCAACCAGTCCATCAAGATCCATGATTATAACAGGATGGTCAGTGACATCGGGGAACTAAGTACTGAAGAATTCCTGAAACAGCTGGAAGAGTATTTCCTGATCCATGAAAAAGGCGAAACCCCTTATTACCCTTCCCAGAAATTCCACATTTCCATGTACATGGATGGTAAATTTTATTCGCTTCACGTGAAGCATGACCTGCGTTCACAGGAAATGTCTCTGGATAACCTGGACCACCACCTTCTGGATAAATATATATTTAAAAACATCCTGAAGATTGAAGATCCGGACAGTTCTGAAAAAATCAGCTACGTTAAAGGGACTTCAAATCTTGAAGGTATTACCCTTTTGAAAGAAAAAGTGGACAATGGTGAAGGTAAGGCAGGATTTGGGATTTACCCGGTAAGCTTTAACGACATGATCAAAATATCGGACCTTAAACTAAGCATGCCCCCTAAATGCA